In Nocardia asteroides, the following proteins share a genomic window:
- the exaC gene encoding acetaldehyde dehydrogenase ExaC — MIYGKPGSDTGIVSYAARYDNFIGGDWAAPIEGRYFDNTSPVDGETFCAVARSTAADIDMALEAAHRATERWAATPVAERADILLKIADRIENSIEPLAVAETWDNGKPVRETLAADLPLAVDHFRYFAGVLRAQEGGISQIDPDTVAYHYHEPLGVVGQIIPWNFPILMAAWKLAPALAAGNCVVIKPAEQTPASLLLVVELIADLLPPGVLNVVNGFGVEAGKPLAQSPRVAKIAFTGETTTGRLIMQYAAENLIPVSLELGGKSPNIFLPDVMAADDDYLDKAVEGFVLFALNQGEVCTCPSRALIHSSIYDEFLARCIARTEAIVSGHPLDTETMIGAQAGNDQYEKILSYLDIGRAEGARVLTGGEARKVDGLPGGYYIEPTVFEGDNTMRIFQEEIFGPVVAVTRFDTTDEAIRIANDTLYGLGAGVWTRDINTAHRLGRGIKAGRVWTNCYHAYPAHAAFGGYKKSGFGRENHAMMLGHYQQTKNLLVSYSTTTLGMF, encoded by the coding sequence ATGATCTACGGCAAGCCCGGATCGGATACCGGCATAGTCAGCTATGCCGCCCGATACGACAACTTCATCGGAGGTGACTGGGCCGCCCCCATCGAGGGCCGCTACTTCGACAACACCTCGCCGGTCGACGGCGAGACGTTCTGCGCGGTGGCGAGGTCGACGGCCGCCGACATCGACATGGCCCTCGAGGCCGCGCACCGGGCCACCGAGCGCTGGGCCGCGACCCCGGTCGCCGAGCGCGCCGACATCCTGCTCAAGATCGCCGACCGGATCGAGAACAGCATCGAGCCGCTGGCGGTCGCGGAGACCTGGGACAACGGCAAACCCGTCCGCGAGACCCTGGCCGCCGACCTGCCGTTGGCGGTGGACCACTTCCGCTACTTCGCCGGCGTGCTGCGCGCCCAGGAGGGCGGGATCTCGCAGATCGATCCGGACACGGTCGCCTACCACTACCACGAGCCGCTCGGCGTGGTCGGGCAGATCATCCCGTGGAACTTCCCGATCCTGATGGCCGCGTGGAAACTCGCTCCCGCGCTCGCCGCGGGCAACTGCGTGGTGATCAAACCCGCCGAACAGACCCCGGCCTCGCTGCTGCTGGTGGTGGAGTTGATCGCCGATCTCCTACCCCCGGGAGTTCTCAACGTGGTCAACGGGTTCGGCGTCGAGGCGGGCAAACCGCTGGCGCAGAGCCCCCGGGTGGCCAAGATCGCCTTCACCGGCGAGACCACCACCGGCAGGCTGATCATGCAGTACGCCGCCGAGAACCTCATCCCGGTGTCGCTGGAACTGGGCGGCAAGAGCCCCAACATCTTCCTGCCCGATGTGATGGCCGCCGACGACGACTATCTGGACAAGGCCGTCGAAGGCTTCGTCCTGTTCGCCCTGAACCAGGGCGAGGTGTGCACGTGCCCCTCCCGGGCACTGATCCACTCGTCGATCTACGACGAGTTCCTCGCCCGCTGCATCGCCCGCACCGAGGCCATCGTGTCCGGTCATCCGCTCGACACCGAGACGATGATCGGCGCACAGGCCGGCAACGACCAATACGAGAAGATCTTGTCCTACCTGGACATCGGCAGAGCCGAAGGCGCCCGCGTGCTGACTGGAGGGGAAGCACGCAAGGTCGACGGCCTGCCGGGTGGGTACTACATCGAACCCACCGTCTTCGAGGGTGACAACACCATGCGGATCTTCCAGGAGGAGATCTTCGGCCCCGTCGTCGCGGTGACCCGCTTCGACACCACCGACGAAGCGATCCGCATCGCCAACGACACTCTCTACGGCCTCGGTGCGGGCGTGTGGACCCGCGACATCAACACCGCCCACCGGCTCGGCCGTGGCATCAAGGCAGGCCGGGTCTGGACCAACTGCTACCACGCCTACCCCGCGCACGCCGCCTTCGGCGGCTACAAGAAGTCGGGATTCGGCAGGGAGAATCACGCCATGATGCTCGGGCACTACCAGCAGACCAAGAATCTGCTGGTCAGCTATTCGACGACGACACTGGGGATGTTCTGA
- a CDS encoding roadblock/LC7 domain-containing protein encodes MNSSHPGDLNWLLDDLVDRLAGVRYAVVLSTDGLLLGRSSQMKREDAEHFAAMSSTLYGLARSAGSRFDGGGVRQAVIELDRAVLFVTSAGDNACLALQANESANLGMVAYEMNLTVQRVGSYLSTEPRHGLAEL; translated from the coding sequence GTGAACTCTTCCCACCCAGGTGATCTCAACTGGCTGCTCGACGATCTCGTCGACCGGCTGGCCGGGGTCCGCTACGCGGTCGTGCTGTCCACCGACGGGCTGCTGCTCGGTCGCTCCTCGCAGATGAAGCGGGAAGACGCCGAACACTTCGCCGCCATGTCGTCGACCCTCTACGGCCTCGCGCGCAGCGCGGGCAGCCGGTTCGACGGCGGCGGTGTGCGGCAGGCGGTGATCGAGCTCGACCGTGCCGTCCTGTTCGTGACCTCGGCCGGCGACAACGCCTGCCTGGCGCTGCAGGCGAACGAGTCGGCCAATCTCGGTATGGTCGCCTACGAAATGAACCTCACCGTGCAGCGGGTCGGCAGCTACCTGTCGACCGAGCCGCGCCACGGACTGGCCGAGCTATAG
- a CDS encoding GTP-binding protein, with the protein MASENFDLSAPGGGQHLAASVKILIAGGFGVGKTTMVSSISEIAPLRTEELITEVSTGVDDLSGVEQKSTTTVALDFGRITIDRDLVLYLFGTPGQDRFWFLWDELCRGALGAIVLADTRRLSNSFAAVDFFERRGLPFLIAVNCFEGAPRYTVDEVRDALDLDPATPVVLCDARDRPSAKAVLTHLVEYLIERATRTPVTT; encoded by the coding sequence ATGGCATCCGAAAACTTTGACCTCAGCGCACCGGGCGGCGGGCAGCACCTGGCCGCGTCGGTGAAGATCCTCATCGCCGGCGGCTTCGGCGTCGGCAAGACCACCATGGTCTCCTCGATCAGCGAGATCGCGCCGTTGCGCACCGAGGAGCTGATCACCGAGGTCAGCACCGGCGTCGACGATCTGTCGGGGGTGGAACAGAAGTCGACGACCACGGTCGCGCTGGACTTCGGCCGCATCACCATCGACCGCGACCTGGTGCTGTACCTGTTCGGCACCCCCGGCCAGGACCGGTTCTGGTTCCTGTGGGACGAGCTGTGCCGCGGCGCGCTGGGCGCGATCGTGCTGGCCGACACCCGCAGGCTCAGCAATTCCTTCGCCGCCGTCGACTTCTTCGAGCGGCGCGGGCTGCCGTTCCTGATCGCGGTGAACTGCTTCGAGGGCGCGCCCCGCTACACCGTCGACGAGGTGCGCGACGCGCTCGACCTGGATCCGGCGACCCCGGTGGTGCTGTGCGACGCCCGCGACCGGCCCTCTGCCAAGGCGGTACTGACACACCTGGTGGAATACCTGATCGAGCGCGCCACCCGGACCCCGGTGACCACCTAG
- a CDS encoding nitroreductase family deazaflavin-dependent oxidoreductase, translating into MSAFNDQVIAEFRANGGRVGGMFEGNEHMVIITTTGAKSGRAITNPLVYLPDGERIVLIASNGGADRHPAWYHNLVANPELTVELPTETFTAKAELVTEPERTALYDRMVELMPGFGEYREKTSRQIPVFAIHRAG; encoded by the coding sequence ATGAGCGCATTCAACGACCAGGTGATCGCCGAATTCCGGGCCAACGGCGGCCGGGTCGGCGGCATGTTCGAGGGCAACGAGCACATGGTGATCATCACCACGACCGGTGCGAAATCCGGTCGCGCGATCACCAACCCGCTGGTGTACCTGCCCGACGGGGAGCGGATCGTGCTGATCGCCTCCAACGGCGGCGCCGACCGGCACCCCGCCTGGTACCACAACCTGGTCGCGAATCCGGAACTCACCGTGGAACTGCCCACCGAAACCTTCACCGCCAAGGCCGAACTCGTCACCGAGCCGGAACGCACCGCGCTCTACGACCGGATGGTGGAGCTGATGCCCGGCTTCGGCGAGTACCGGGAGAAGACGAGCCGTCAGATCCCCGTCTTCGCGATCCACCGGGCGGGTTAG
- a CDS encoding alkaline phosphatase family protein has protein sequence MTDEHLTLPRYGTGALSDLLPSALACLGVAGETDRLGLALDVDHVCVLLVDGLGAEALAAHPDSAPFLTSLPPAEMTVGFPSTTATSLTTLGTGLPPGEHGIVGYLVRLPGEERLFNTLRWRLTGAGPKVDTLTAFPPERIQPQRTAFERAAAGGVTAIQVAPGYQNGSGLTRAGWRGGGFRPTFSVGDLVDGVLDALASAPKTLVYTYHSDLDTTGHARGPRSRAWRFELANVDRIVTELATRLPPRSALIVTGDHGMVELTDRIDADADPRLTEGVVALGGEVRARHVYTADGALGDVADTWTGILGADFLVRTRAEAITAGWFGPQVSDESAARIGDLVVAACGSAGVVRTAAEPVESMMVGYHGSMTPGEQLVPLRIHRS, from the coding sequence GTGACCGACGAACACCTCACACTTCCGCGCTACGGGACGGGCGCGCTCTCCGACCTGCTGCCCTCGGCCCTGGCCTGCCTCGGTGTCGCGGGCGAGACCGACCGGCTCGGCCTGGCCCTGGATGTCGACCACGTCTGCGTCCTGCTGGTGGACGGGCTCGGCGCCGAAGCCCTGGCCGCCCACCCCGACAGCGCGCCCTTCCTGACCAGCCTGCCGCCCGCCGAGATGACCGTCGGCTTCCCGAGCACCACCGCGACCAGCCTGACCACCCTGGGCACCGGTCTGCCGCCGGGTGAACACGGCATCGTCGGCTACCTGGTGCGGCTGCCCGGCGAGGAGCGGCTGTTCAACACCCTGCGCTGGCGGCTCACCGGCGCTGGCCCGAAGGTCGACACCCTGACCGCATTCCCGCCCGAGCGAATCCAGCCCCAGCGCACCGCCTTCGAGCGCGCCGCGGCCGGCGGGGTCACCGCGATCCAGGTCGCGCCGGGCTATCAGAACGGGTCCGGCCTCACCCGCGCGGGTTGGCGCGGCGGCGGTTTCCGCCCGACGTTCTCCGTCGGCGACCTGGTCGACGGTGTCCTCGACGCGCTCGCCTCCGCGCCGAAAACCCTGGTCTACACCTACCATTCGGACCTCGACACCACCGGGCACGCCCGCGGACCGCGCTCGCGCGCCTGGCGGTTCGAACTGGCCAATGTCGACCGGATCGTCACCGAGCTGGCCACCCGGCTGCCCCCGCGCTCGGCGCTGATCGTCACCGGTGACCACGGCATGGTCGAGCTCACCGACCGCATCGACGCCGATGCCGACCCGCGCCTGACCGAGGGCGTCGTGGCGCTCGGCGGCGAGGTCAGGGCCCGCCACGTCTATACCGCCGACGGCGCGCTCGGCGATGTCGCCGACACCTGGACGGGGATCCTCGGCGCCGACTTCCTGGTCCGCACCAGGGCCGAGGCGATCACCGCGGGCTGGTTCGGGCCGCAGGTGTCCGACGAATCCGCCGCGCGCATCGGCGATCTCGTCGTCGCCGCGTGCGGCAGCGCGGGCGTGGTCCGCACCGCGGCCGAACCCGTCGAGTCGATGATGGTGGGCTATCACGGCTCGATGACTCCGGGCGAACAGCTGGTTCCGTTGCGGATACACCGCAGCTGA
- a CDS encoding DUF742 domain-containing protein, with product MTRLGDPWFDDAAGPLVRPYAVTRGRTMGAAHDLDMLTVVVAVHPAPTLRRPEPEYATIARLCKRPQSVAEVSAVLKLPLAVTKILVGDLIGDGHLIFRAPVAAEAGSGDLNVLRAVLDGIRKL from the coding sequence ATGACTCGACTCGGCGATCCGTGGTTCGACGACGCGGCCGGACCCCTGGTCCGGCCGTACGCGGTGACCCGCGGCCGCACCATGGGCGCGGCGCACGACCTGGACATGCTCACGGTGGTGGTGGCGGTGCATCCCGCCCCGACCTTGCGACGACCGGAACCCGAGTACGCGACGATCGCACGCCTGTGCAAACGTCCGCAGTCGGTGGCCGAAGTCTCGGCCGTGCTGAAACTTCCTCTGGCGGTGACCAAGATCCTCGTCGGTGATCTCATCGGCGATGGCCACCTCATCTTCCGGGCTCCGGTAGCGGCCGAGGCCGGCTCCGGGGACCTCAACGTATTGCGAGCGGTTCTGGATGGCATCCGAAAACTTTGA
- a CDS encoding SRPBCC family protein, translated as MTETTDVPRIVHASRDIAASAAALFELIADPAQQPRWDGNDNLAEAAAGQRVRATGDVFTTTLTNGVDRDNHIVEFEEGRRIAWNPSERGKTPPGHLWRWELEPIDEATTRVTHTYDWTRLDDELRQVRAKATTADKLQASVDRLAAVAEAGPAV; from the coding sequence GTGACCGAAACCACCGACGTGCCCCGCATCGTGCACGCCTCCCGCGACATCGCGGCGAGCGCGGCCGCCCTGTTCGAACTGATCGCCGACCCCGCCCAGCAGCCGCGCTGGGACGGCAACGACAATCTCGCCGAGGCGGCGGCGGGCCAGCGGGTCCGCGCCACCGGTGACGTGTTCACCACCACCCTCACCAACGGGGTCGATCGCGACAACCACATCGTCGAGTTCGAGGAGGGCCGCCGGATCGCGTGGAACCCGTCCGAGCGTGGCAAGACCCCGCCCGGACACCTGTGGCGCTGGGAGCTGGAACCCATCGACGAGGCCACCACGCGGGTGACCCACACCTACGACTGGACCCGGTTGGACGACGAGCTGCGGCAGGTGCGGGCCAAGGCCACCACCGCGGACAAGCTGCAGGCCTCGGTGGACCGCCTGGCCGCCGTGGCCGAGGCAGGCCCGGCCGTCTGA
- a CDS encoding metal-dependent hydrolase has translation MLGHSHATSGALAWAGTAAALPLTVAAFPLFDSDTTRFGIAELIMGTLLTAGAALLPDADHPSGTISHVLGPVSHHLCRFISWVSGGHRHGTHSLLFVVAAVAATWAGEHYLGRPFTLSLVFFLLALAVRSLHLCPPGKSVRTYGTVIVLATAGTFAVDHWIVDRPAWLPICVGLGCLAHLLGDCLTDRGCRLLWPFPLRTRVPLIDRTGNRVETWVISPLFVLGTMGALWYAIMHRP, from the coding sequence GTGCTTGGACATTCTCATGCGACCAGTGGTGCGCTGGCCTGGGCGGGAACCGCCGCGGCGCTCCCGCTCACGGTCGCCGCGTTCCCCCTGTTCGACAGCGACACAACCCGTTTCGGCATCGCCGAGCTGATCATGGGTACCCTGCTCACCGCGGGGGCCGCGCTGTTGCCGGACGCGGATCATCCGAGCGGCACCATCTCGCATGTGCTGGGCCCGGTCTCACATCACCTGTGCCGGTTCATCTCCTGGGTCTCCGGTGGGCACCGGCACGGCACCCACTCGCTGCTGTTCGTCGTCGCCGCGGTCGCCGCCACCTGGGCCGGGGAGCACTATCTCGGCAGGCCGTTCACGTTGAGCCTGGTGTTCTTCCTGCTGGCGCTGGCGGTGCGGTCGCTGCATCTGTGCCCGCCGGGCAAGAGCGTGCGCACCTACGGCACGGTGATCGTGCTGGCGACGGCGGGCACCTTCGCCGTCGACCACTGGATCGTGGACCGGCCCGCGTGGCTGCCGATCTGTGTCGGCCTCGGCTGCCTGGCGCATCTGCTGGGCGACTGTCTCACCGACCGCGGCTGCCGGCTGCTGTGGCCGTTCCCGCTGCGGACCCGGGTGCCCCTGATCGATCGGACCGGCAACCGGGTCGAGACCTGGGTCATCTCACCGCTGTTCGTGCTCGGCACGATGGGTGCGCTCTGGTACGCGATCATGCACCGGCCCTGA
- a CDS encoding sensor histidine kinase, with translation MAMFLARLGVRTRILAIALIPSLTLVVVGVGTAGYLVDESNKAKTWASEMQAAVPYTRELIEAVQSERQLTLAHLAGDETAQAALGPARARLDAAFRALIEISAGIREVDDSNIGDDKGGFTTLGTHLAGVRGGADAGMLPATDAYTFYNRLLDVFTQGTKVAERAAPDAVVASGVAEGMRLLNAAEAMSRSNALAVAMVAGGPAATVPLDEFIRQAGFYRHEIANVVAELGESERTALTALMAAPTWQQLSGMESAIVQRFAAPATTTTSGSTAKQTQAALPLSNAEWQSAATEVNRAMLDAYGAHNRHVQKLAQDTAERAEVNAAMAGGGVLALSVLVFLVAVILANRIIRRLRRLRTETLALADEQLPATMRALREGGDIDAVPTSPTLDFGKDEIGQVAQAFEHAASAALRAAVDEARTREGVRAVFLNIAHRSQIVVHRQLEILDEAERRQEDPALLETLFRLDHLATRERRNAENLIILGGGRPGRQWRNPVPVMDVVRSAIGETLDYARVRVTKLPEVSVVGTVVADLVHLLAELVDNATAFSPPQSRVEAGGNVVGKGVVIEITDQGMGMGPEDLERFNAMLADPPDFGVGTLSSDSRLGLFVVARLAVAHGISVRLSESDYGGIRAIVLVPVSLLAGDADAPASPSTTGPLRRGLPAAVAAPAPIAAIEPAHSPVATLVADPAPTPAPRPVEPAPEPPAPTEDGRPALPRRQRQTNLAPELTDEPAAEAPRTPERPRSAEQARDIMSAIENGTRQGRKPLSTTHQDEQEG, from the coding sequence ATGGCGATGTTCTTAGCGAGACTCGGTGTTCGTACCCGGATTCTGGCGATCGCTCTCATCCCCAGTCTCACGCTGGTGGTGGTCGGCGTCGGCACGGCGGGCTACCTGGTCGACGAGAGCAACAAGGCCAAGACCTGGGCCTCGGAGATGCAGGCCGCGGTGCCGTACACCCGCGAGCTGATCGAGGCCGTCCAGTCCGAACGTCAGCTCACCCTGGCCCACCTGGCCGGCGACGAGACCGCCCAGGCCGCGCTGGGTCCCGCGCGCGCCCGGCTCGACGCCGCCTTCCGCGCGCTGATCGAGATCTCCGCGGGCATCCGCGAGGTCGACGACTCCAACATCGGTGACGACAAGGGCGGATTCACCACCCTCGGAACGCATCTGGCCGGGGTCCGCGGCGGCGCCGACGCCGGCATGCTGCCCGCCACCGACGCCTACACCTTCTACAACCGGCTGCTCGACGTGTTCACCCAGGGCACCAAGGTCGCCGAGCGCGCCGCCCCCGACGCGGTGGTGGCCTCCGGCGTCGCCGAGGGCATGCGCCTGCTCAACGCCGCCGAGGCGATGTCGCGCAGCAATGCGCTCGCCGTGGCCATGGTCGCGGGCGGCCCCGCGGCCACCGTGCCGCTCGACGAGTTCATCCGCCAGGCCGGGTTCTACCGCCACGAGATCGCCAATGTGGTGGCCGAACTCGGCGAATCCGAGCGCACCGCGCTGACCGCCCTGATGGCGGCCCCGACCTGGCAGCAGCTGTCCGGGATGGAGTCGGCCATCGTGCAGCGCTTCGCCGCGCCCGCCACGACCACGACCAGCGGGTCGACGGCCAAGCAAACCCAGGCCGCGCTGCCGTTGTCGAACGCGGAATGGCAGAGCGCGGCAACCGAAGTCAACCGCGCCATGCTCGACGCGTACGGCGCGCACAACCGGCACGTGCAGAAGCTCGCCCAGGACACCGCCGAGCGGGCCGAGGTGAACGCCGCCATGGCCGGTGGCGGCGTGCTCGCGCTCAGTGTGCTGGTGTTCCTGGTCGCGGTGATCCTGGCCAACCGGATCATCCGGCGGCTGCGCAGGCTGCGCACCGAGACCCTGGCGCTGGCCGACGAGCAGCTGCCCGCCACCATGCGCGCGCTGCGCGAGGGCGGCGACATCGACGCGGTGCCGACCTCCCCCACCCTCGATTTCGGCAAGGACGAGATCGGCCAGGTGGCCCAGGCGTTCGAGCACGCCGCCTCGGCCGCGCTGCGCGCCGCCGTCGACGAGGCCCGGACCAGGGAGGGCGTGCGCGCGGTGTTCCTCAACATCGCCCACCGCAGCCAGATCGTGGTGCACCGCCAGCTCGAGATCCTCGACGAAGCCGAACGCCGCCAGGAGGATCCGGCCCTGCTGGAGACCCTGTTCCGGCTCGACCACCTGGCCACCCGCGAACGCCGCAACGCCGAGAACCTGATCATCCTCGGCGGCGGCAGGCCCGGCAGGCAGTGGCGCAACCCGGTGCCGGTGATGGACGTGGTCCGCAGCGCCATCGGCGAGACCCTCGACTACGCCAGGGTGCGGGTGACCAAGCTGCCCGAGGTGAGCGTCGTGGGCACCGTGGTCGCCGACCTCGTGCACCTGCTCGCCGAGCTGGTCGACAACGCGACCGCGTTCTCCCCGCCGCAGTCGCGGGTGGAGGCGGGCGGCAATGTCGTCGGCAAGGGCGTGGTCATCGAGATCACCGACCAGGGCATGGGCATGGGCCCGGAGGACCTGGAGAGGTTCAACGCCATGCTGGCCGATCCGCCGGACTTCGGCGTCGGCACGCTGTCCTCGGACTCGCGTCTCGGCCTGTTCGTGGTGGCCCGGCTGGCCGTCGCGCACGGTATCTCGGTGCGGCTCAGCGAATCCGACTACGGCGGCATCCGCGCGATCGTGCTGGTGCCGGTGTCGCTGCTGGCCGGGGACGCCGACGCGCCCGCGTCCCCGTCGACCACCGGACCGCTGCGCCGCGGCCTGCCCGCCGCGGTCGCCGCGCCGGCCCCGATCGCCGCCATCGAGCCGGCGCACTCGCCGGTGGCCACCCTGGTCGCCGACCCGGCGCCCACGCCCGCGCCGCGCCCGGTGGAACCGGCACCGGAACCGCCCGCGCCCACCGAGGACGGCAGGCCCGCGCTGCCGCGCCGCCAGCGCCAGACCAACCTCGCGCCCGAACTCACCGACGAACCCGCGGCCGAGGCGCCGCGCACGCCGGAGCGGCCACGCTCGGCCGAACAGGCGCGCGACATCATGTCGGCGATCGAGAACGGCACCAGGCAGGGCCGCAAACCACTCTCCACCACGCATCAGGACGAACAGGAAGGCTGA
- a CDS encoding TetR/AcrR family transcriptional regulator codes for MKRTKYHHGDLRATLMDACLRLIETEGLAAVSLRRVAREAGVSSGAPYHHFADRAALLSALSVDGFQQLAADLTAARAAADTPLAALSDLGASYIRFSREHPAQFQLMFRPELSQPDKHPDAHIAGDTAFGVLEETVAEAVATGALSADRAETLAVAWWGLAHGLASLWLDGQLEKRCQQLGTPTTVLVDTIMRSFADLIAGHRAGA; via the coding sequence GTGAAGCGCACCAAGTACCACCACGGCGACCTGCGGGCCACGCTGATGGACGCCTGCCTGCGCCTGATCGAAACCGAGGGCCTGGCCGCCGTCAGCCTGCGCCGGGTGGCCCGCGAGGCCGGGGTCAGCAGCGGCGCGCCCTATCACCATTTCGCCGACCGTGCCGCGCTGCTCTCGGCGCTCTCGGTCGACGGGTTCCAGCAGCTCGCCGCCGACCTCACCGCCGCGCGCGCCGCCGCCGACACCCCGCTGGCCGCGCTGTCCGACCTCGGTGCGAGCTATATCCGGTTCTCCCGCGAACATCCGGCGCAGTTCCAGCTGATGTTCCGGCCCGAGCTCTCCCAGCCCGACAAACACCCCGACGCGCACATCGCCGGGGACACCGCCTTCGGCGTGCTCGAAGAGACCGTCGCCGAGGCCGTCGCCACCGGCGCGCTGTCGGCCGACCGCGCCGAGACCCTGGCCGTGGCCTGGTGGGGCCTGGCGCACGGCCTGGCCTCGCTGTGGCTCGACGGCCAGCTCGAGAAGCGCTGCCAGCAGCTGGGGACCCCGACCACTGTCCTCGTCGACACCATCATGCGCTCGTTCGCCGACCTGATCGCCGGGCACCGCGCCGGCGCCTGA
- a CDS encoding DUF779 domain-containing protein, with amino-acid sequence MQNRVHRVEITERAQTLLRRLIEDNGPVLFRQSGDCADEDAAPVCLSAKQFPIEKADVLLGRLSWHTEFWISPELFECWKDTHLTVDAVRGQAGADSLEAGRGMRFVLRARQLTEAENAALAAAPPPRTGADRTL; translated from the coding sequence ATGCAGAACCGGGTCCACCGTGTGGAGATCACCGAACGAGCACAGACTCTGTTGCGCAGGCTGATCGAGGACAACGGGCCGGTGCTGTTCCGCCAGTCCGGCGACTGCGCCGACGAGGACGCGGCGCCGGTGTGCCTGTCCGCCAAGCAGTTCCCGATCGAGAAGGCCGACGTCCTGCTGGGCAGGCTCAGCTGGCACACCGAGTTCTGGATCAGCCCGGAGCTGTTCGAATGCTGGAAGGACACCCACCTGACCGTGGACGCGGTCCGCGGCCAGGCAGGCGCGGATTCCCTCGAGGCGGGCCGTGGCATGCGATTCGTCCTGCGCGCCCGGCAGTTGACCGAGGCGGAGAACGCGGCCCTGGCGGCCGCCCCGCCCCCACGAACGGGCGCCGACCGCACGCTGTAG
- a CDS encoding transcriptional regulator, whose amino-acid sequence MNVGAHDDPIAGSPRPDRLSDYRGALEQQWNKLAAPSRPLQLPRDTGPVREEVAKSWQRSLHTVDPAQSVAPGFDDISDRWSESPLRRPVTELAGQLRGIAEDSGYLAVVSDESGTILWTAGDRALRRQGEQVNFAPGGVWDESHMGTNGLSLALHDDKAVTVFSAEHLVAALHGWVCYSAPIHGPDGRQVGVLDLSSSWERSHPMVMTSVRALVTAVETMLRAEAPAPAPGVRLECLGAARLLRDGRPVPLPPRQLEILALLALEPDGYTPEQLHAAVYGDRAVSLNTLKADVSHLRRATRGEIANRRYMLTGPVSCDAVDLLAAIEGGDLTSALWLYRGPLLPGSDLPGVEQWRAHLDVGIRNAVLNSDRPEHAVAFGQRCTGDVAVHEHALRLLPRDDVRRAVVTARLYTARQG is encoded by the coding sequence GTGAACGTGGGCGCACACGACGACCCGATCGCCGGATCGCCCCGACCCGACCGGCTCTCGGACTACCGGGGCGCGCTCGAGCAGCAGTGGAACAAGCTCGCCGCGCCCTCGCGCCCGCTGCAGCTGCCCCGCGACACCGGCCCGGTGCGCGAGGAAGTCGCCAAATCCTGGCAGCGCTCGCTGCACACCGTCGATCCCGCCCAGTCCGTGGCACCCGGTTTCGACGACATCAGCGACCGCTGGTCGGAGTCGCCGCTGCGCAGACCGGTCACCGAACTGGCAGGCCAATTGCGCGGCATCGCCGAGGATTCCGGGTACCTGGCCGTCGTCAGTGACGAATCGGGCACCATCTTGTGGACCGCGGGCGATCGCGCCCTGCGCCGCCAGGGTGAACAGGTGAACTTCGCGCCGGGCGGGGTCTGGGACGAAAGCCACATGGGCACCAACGGTTTGTCGCTGGCCCTGCACGACGACAAGGCCGTCACGGTGTTCTCCGCCGAGCACCTGGTCGCCGCCCTGCACGGCTGGGTCTGCTATTCGGCGCCGATCCACGGCCCCGACGGGCGACAGGTGGGCGTACTCGACCTGTCGTCGAGCTGGGAACGGTCGCATCCGATGGTGATGACCTCGGTGCGCGCCCTGGTGACCGCCGTGGAGACGATGCTGCGCGCCGAAGCGCCCGCGCCCGCGCCGGGCGTGCGCCTCGAATGTCTCGGCGCCGCAAGGCTGTTGCGTGACGGCAGGCCGGTGCCGCTGCCACCGCGCCAGCTCGAGATCCTCGCGCTGCTGGCACTGGAACCCGACGGCTACACCCCCGAGCAGCTGCACGCCGCGGTCTACGGCGACCGCGCGGTCTCGCTCAACACCCTCAAAGCCGATGTCTCGCACCTGCGCCGGGCCACCCGCGGCGAGATCGCCAACCGGCGCTACATGCTCACCGGGCCGGTGTCCTGCGACGCGGTCGACCTGCTCGCGGCCATCGAGGGCGGCGACCTCACCTCGGCGCTGTGGCTCTACCGCGGCCCGCTGCTGCCCGGCTCGGACCTGCCCGGCGTCGAACAGTGGCGCGCCCACCTCGACGTGGGGATCCGCAACGCGGTCCTCAACAGCGACCGGCCCGAACACGCCGTCGCGTTCGGGCAGCGCTGCACCGGCGACGTCGCCGTGCACGAGCACGCCCTGCGCCTGCTGCCCCGCGACGACGTCCGCCGGGCCGTCGTCACCGCGCGTCTGTACACCGCACGCCAGGGCTGA